From a region of the Tenggerimyces flavus genome:
- a CDS encoding LysR family transcriptional regulator, giving the protein MELRQLEYFIAVAEERHFTRAAQRMHVAQSGLSTSIRSLERELGAVLFLRNTRSVELTDAGRALLSEARHTLTYVAAARDAVAAVQGVLTGRLVVGSMQCLGALHVPDLLARFSQAHPGIEIHLRHASSPDLVEQVRAGDVDVAFVTTPSRPVAGVAVAPLASEPMVLACGAGHALAEKDSVELGELKEETFVDFQPGWVTRDVTDLALAGAEFDRRVAFEVNDVHSLLDLVGHGLGIALVPHTFTMKRTTARFVPLRAPVPEWRIGIATAAGRPASAAARALLADEALRG; this is encoded by the coding sequence ATGGAGCTGCGCCAGCTCGAGTACTTCATCGCCGTCGCCGAGGAACGCCACTTCACCCGGGCCGCGCAACGGATGCACGTCGCCCAGTCCGGGCTGTCGACGTCGATCCGTTCGCTGGAACGAGAGCTCGGCGCGGTCCTGTTCCTCCGCAACACGCGCAGCGTCGAGCTCACCGACGCCGGGCGGGCGCTGCTGTCGGAGGCGCGGCACACGCTCACGTACGTCGCCGCCGCCCGCGACGCGGTCGCCGCGGTGCAGGGCGTCCTGACCGGCCGGCTCGTCGTCGGGTCGATGCAGTGCCTCGGCGCGTTGCACGTTCCGGACCTGCTGGCCCGCTTCTCCCAGGCGCATCCCGGCATCGAGATCCACCTGCGGCACGCCAGCTCGCCGGACCTGGTGGAGCAGGTACGCGCGGGTGACGTGGACGTCGCGTTCGTCACGACTCCCTCACGCCCGGTCGCCGGTGTCGCGGTCGCGCCGTTGGCCTCCGAGCCGATGGTGCTGGCTTGCGGCGCCGGGCACGCGCTGGCAGAGAAGGACAGCGTCGAGCTGGGCGAGCTGAAGGAGGAGACGTTCGTCGACTTCCAGCCGGGCTGGGTCACGCGGGACGTCACCGACCTGGCGCTGGCCGGCGCGGAGTTCGACCGCCGCGTCGCGTTCGAGGTCAACGACGTGCACTCGCTGCTCGATCTCGTCGGCCACGGGCTGGGGATCGCGCTTGTGCCGCACACGTTCACGATGAAGCGGACGACGGCACGCTTCGTCCCGCTGAGAGCACCCGTGCCGGAGTGGCGGATCGGCATCGCCACCGCCGCGGGCCGGCCCGCCAGCGCCGCCGCGCGGGCGCTGCTCGCCGACGAGGCCCTCCGCGGCTGA
- a CDS encoding aldo/keto reductase: MEYRKLGNTGTAVSSLCLGTMTFGSETDEELSHRQLDRFVEVGGNFIDTANVYSGGVSEEIIGRWLGKRPELRDQLVIATKGRFHRSGERHLVGNSRTNLTRALDASLRRLGVETIDLYQAHAFDAVTPLEETLRFFDDAVRAGKIHYAGVSNFLGWQLQKAALLSSFHNTVPIATLQPQYNLLQRAVEFELTQVCLNENIGILPWSPLGGGWLSGKYQRDAVPTGATRLGENPERGMEGWRKRNADERTWRVIDTVRALASARGVSMAQVSLSWLVDRPAVTSVILGARTLEQLDDNLGMADLHLSAEETASLDEASAPIVDDYPYGGPGVNQRNRSL; the protein is encoded by the coding sequence ATGGAGTACCGCAAGCTCGGCAACACCGGCACGGCCGTGTCGTCGCTCTGCCTCGGCACGATGACGTTCGGCTCGGAGACCGACGAGGAGCTCTCGCACCGCCAGCTCGACCGGTTCGTCGAGGTCGGCGGCAATTTCATCGACACCGCGAACGTCTACTCCGGCGGTGTCTCGGAGGAGATCATCGGCCGCTGGCTCGGCAAGCGCCCGGAGCTGCGCGACCAGCTGGTGATCGCGACGAAGGGCCGGTTCCACCGTTCCGGTGAGCGGCACCTGGTCGGCAACTCGCGGACCAACCTCACCCGTGCGCTCGACGCATCTCTTCGTCGGTTGGGCGTCGAGACCATCGATCTGTACCAGGCGCACGCGTTCGACGCGGTGACGCCGCTGGAGGAGACGCTGCGGTTCTTCGACGACGCCGTACGCGCCGGCAAGATCCACTACGCGGGGGTCAGCAACTTCCTCGGCTGGCAGCTGCAGAAGGCCGCGCTGCTTTCGTCGTTCCACAACACGGTGCCGATCGCGACGCTGCAGCCGCAGTACAACCTGCTGCAGCGGGCGGTGGAGTTCGAGCTCACGCAGGTGTGCCTGAACGAGAACATCGGCATCCTCCCGTGGTCACCGCTCGGTGGCGGCTGGCTGTCCGGCAAGTACCAGCGCGACGCCGTCCCGACCGGCGCGACCCGGCTCGGCGAGAACCCCGAGCGAGGCATGGAGGGGTGGCGGAAGCGCAACGCCGACGAGCGGACGTGGCGCGTGATCGACACCGTTCGGGCGCTTGCTTCTGCGCGTGGCGTCTCGATGGCCCAGGTGTCGCTGTCGTGGCTCGTCGACCGGCCGGCTGTGACGTCGGTCATCCTGGGTGCGCGGACTCTCGAGCAGCTGGACGACAACCTCGGCATGGCGGACCTGCACCTGTCCGCGGAGGAGACGGCGTCGCTGGACGAGGCGAGCGCGCCGATCGTCGACGACTACCCGTACGGCGGGCCGGGC